cagaaAAGATTCACGAACTGCTCCAAAATCCtggaaacaaatgatttgccaTTGCGCaccaaaatgaatcaaatgatacatgaacctgcaccaaagtcccgatctgaatcaaatgattcgcactACACTCTCCAGtgtaaagcaaaagatttgtgaatgctccaaagttccgatctaaatcaaatgactcacAATCCAcgctccaaagtcctgatctgaataatgattcgtgaaccatcatttcagttCAGGACtcatcacgaatcatttgacttagattggaacttcgctTATCGCAgctcatttgatttagatcctAATGGGTTCATGAATCGAGTTGagtgattcaatgattcacAAATAGAATGACTCAAATGATTTGTCTTAcacgttttgaatcaaatgatttgcgatatgcaaagttctgatctaagtGAAATGATTCACGACCCACGCTCctaatcctgatctgaaatgatgttTCGCAAACTATTCAGATTAGGACTCGGAGTgcagatcgtgaatcatttgacatAGATCAGAACGTTGTGAATCATCCCACTCCAAAGCGcagatctgaataatgatttgctaaccataatttcagatcaggactctgagtgcggattgtgaatcatttagatGGGAACTTTCAATCATTTAATTAGATCGGGACTTAagttcacaaaatgattcatgtacctgttctgatctaaatcaaatgattcgcaatatgcgacatgaagtcccaatctaagtcaaatgattcaggtacctgctccaaagtcccaaaatcaaatgattcgcgatacgcaatTTGAATTCcggatctgaaacaaatgatttgcgatatgcaATCTGAATGGAGCtctttgaaacagtgaatcattttgtgacgcAATGGTTTTATGGATTCAGTGTGATGAAAGCTCCGTTTCATCACCATGTGTttgttaaaatcattacaagcgatgtagAAATtcgaaaatgtaattttttttatctggcTTTTGCTAGTtaatcgcttgaaatgaatgattaaaGTCACGAGTTTGTATCAATCCGAGCGGTcccagcataaatgactcaattgttttggttcatctgttcctttTTACaaatcttcagccatgtttacacgacactgtcagtactactgcTGACTTAGCTTGCTAGGTTTATGACATTAACTTAAATATGcgggaaaaaagtttttttttttaattgtatgaattttgtgtgaaaagatatgacttgttgaagaaaaaaaaaagtagccatTGCATAggtacattgtctttcaataattcaagcacttttcaaataCCTCTTTAGggatattgctattttcaaggattttccaggccttaaatttcaaaaagtcaagtACTTGAAGAACTTTATGCACCTTGTATGAACCCTGTTTTACATAGTTATTCACACCCCCTGCCATCagctattaataaaaataaaatgtggtaAAATAACCCAGGCAGAAATAGTTTCAATCCATTCCACAGatttttattctccaaaaatcagaaataatattaaaaatagtccTGCTTATGCtttgattttatattacaaattagGAGACCAACACAAACGTATTAGCTTTCCATATTTACAAAttagtattaaaaaaacaaatctatataaaatattttctaaaagaaaacaataaatagtTAAATTCTTTACGTGTCCAGTCTTCGTTTCTTCATCATCTGGCCGTGTCTGTATGGGCTCTGTGGTCCACCTTCATTAACAAATTACAACATCATTACCATAGGTTCGTATTTAAAAAGAAGCTAACGTTATTTCCTCTTAATGAACAGGCGAAGTCAACAAGCACAGGCTTGTTATGAATTGTGGGCCACAGCCTGCCAGCTCTGAGAGTGTTAAGTCCCTGGCTATTTATATTAATGGGGACGTGAGATGTATGCATGAGTACAGAGGCAAAACCAGAACTCTGAGCATGTATATACTTGCCTGTTtgcaatgtgtgtgttttttttttgttttttgttttttttaaatgagcatgtatttattttgcgaaCATGTCAGACTGTACCTGTAGTTCTCATGTCAGAGGATCTGTACTGGCCATATCCTCCCTGGCCTTGAGGAACAGCATGCCCCTGGGGTTGAGCTGGCGGTCTCAAGTACTGGACTCTCTGTGGGGTCTTGCTGCGCGTCATCATCTTGTGCTGGCTCGGTGTCGTGGGACGGGGAGGTTCTGCGGAGCCTGCTGCAGGATCGTCGAGCATATCGATGCCGTCCAGAGTGAAGTCCCACAATTCCGGGTCATCTGAGCAGAAGTGAGAAGTGTTTATGTATTTCACCTTACAATCTAATAGCCTTTTCTTGTATTAGTTTAAAGGAAAGTTTAAATTCCAGAATGAAAACTTCCTGATAATTTAATCACCCCCATGTtatcaagatgttcatgtctttctttcttcagttgaaaaaaattgaggtttcgaggaaaacattctttttttcctccatatagtagacatcaatggtggccaacaggttgaaggcccatacataatgcatgagtgcaagctagtgcaagaggagcatttgtggttaaaaagtatataattagttttttttaagctagataagacccttattcctctcTAGGATCATgaagagtcctttgaagctacactgaaactgcatttggactttcaacccgttgatccccattgaagtccactatatggacaaaaatcctggaatgtttttcctcagacattaacatcttggatgacataagggtgagtaaattatcaggaaattttttattctagaagtgaactaatgctgtaaaactTCACTCAACAAAAATGGTTACACCAGATTAGTGAGACCTATAAAAGGGTGCAAGAAATTCTGtccttttgtcattttaaagacatttttaatgtaacaaaaTTAGAAATTCATGGATTCTTGCTTTTCCATGGAATCACAATAAAAGAGAACAGgactttcaagcttcaaaaaatctatttgtaataaaagaattattggtttttatttaatatctcTTTAAAGGAGGACTTTCAAACTTGATGCCCCAAATATGACAATTCCCTTGCAAATGACCCCCTTCTTCAAAACATAAAAGGCAggcaaatattttaatatgcaattttactgattttatagagacatttttttttttgcaaatttaataactgctttttatatAGTCACTATTACATAGTCACTATACTAAAAccaaatcataatattatatgaaattttttattattattattattattattattattattatgccatGTACCTTGTGGTGCTTCTGTGAATGCGTGTAGAAAACTGACACaagagagaagaaattgtttttgttttccttgcacACGAAAAGCATTCGCGTAGCTTCAtgaaattatggttgaaccactgatgtcacataaactattttattgatgtccttactaattTTCCTGGCCTTGagcgtgtcagttgcattgctgtctatgcagggtcacagatctctcagatttttttaaaaatatcttaatttgtgtttaaaagatgaatgaaggtcttacaggtttggaacgacattagggtgagtaattaatgacagaatttttatttttgggtgaatgatCCCGTTATTATTTTGTTGCCACTGGCagccattaaaatgtttaatatttttcatgaacACCCTAGGATAGTGGTTCACAACCAGTGGCCAGAAAAGACCTGCTTTAAAGCAGCCAGTATTTACCACCATCACTGTCTAATCAGTGGCAAAGCTGATCATTTATTATAGTATATGTTCCCAGTGCATATATATCATGTCTACACCTTTCTTAAAAATACTCCTTACCAGCCAGATACTCCTCCTGCTTAGCGGTCACCAGGTGTCCATTTGGTGTACTGTGGTTAACAGGACCTACAGCCTGTCCTAAAACGATAAACCCACCGATGGAGAGCACTACACACCTGACACTCCTGCAGGCAAAGGCTTGAATCTTTTATACTCATGGCTAAAACATGAACCCTTAAATTTTCCATCACACCTTGCTTAGACTGCAGCTTTGGCTCAGTGGAAGCGTTAGACTGCTGGGGTTTCTGCTCCTGTAGCAGCTTCTTAGCCTCCATTTCCTGTCTGAACTTTTGCTGCAGCTGCTGCTGTCTCAGCTTCCTCTGCTGCTTGGAGTCCAGCGGAGGATCAGACGAGGACAGGTCAGCCATGTCAGCTGCTGACCTAAGAACACGGAGAGAAGCAGATTTATCATAAGTGCAGCTGGCTAGTGTTGTAGTTGAAGTTAGCACCAAATAAACTCACCTTGAGGTGTTGCTGGGCCTGTTTTCAGAGTCCTGGTGAGCTGACGTGTTGCCAGAATGTGCTGCCGTGTTTGTCAATGAAGTCCTGGAACCAGTGCCGCTCTCATGCCCTCCTTGTACAGGGTGACTTCCTATCCGCTCTAAAGGGATGTTGGCTGGTTCTTTTTGTTTGATAAATTCCCTGCTGTTGGCTCGGGCCAGGCTGTCAAACCTGGCCTTCTCAACAGACGGCTCGCCATCACTGCGTTTGGTTTTGTCTAGGTCTAACGGAGGAGGTGGCTGAGATAACAGAAAATAAACTGTATTTCAGGTATAGAAAATAATCCTGGGTATTAAGAcctgtatggcttaatataacaaacaatgtctcttactaaaatatgtagtagaaaacccattcatgatttatattatttataaaaatccacattgtttatacatattttggactgtgggggcaccattattattatgacgtaaaatggttgcactcagtgctactggcactacctgttgctatttttaccacaacacaactcggaaaaataaaatactgattcgaagaccacagctactgaaagagcttacagtggcgatggatataagcgtaggcttaaaccaaatgccgtaccatcatTTGTTCCCCCACAAGGTGTCTAAACACCCTTGATATCCAGTTCATCTCTGCATGTTTAcgtcctgcc
The sequence above is drawn from the Labeo rohita strain BAU-BD-2019 chromosome 25, IGBB_LRoh.1.0, whole genome shotgun sequence genome and encodes:
- the rad52 gene encoding DNA repair protein RAD52 homolog isoform X2, which produces MDYCSGRQEERKPHTTSTCFGQYAYTAEEYQAVQNALRQKLGPEYISTRQAGGGQKVCYIEGHRVISLANEMFGYNGWSHSISQQNVDFVDLINGKFYVGVSAFVKVQLKDGSYHEDVGYGVSEGLKSKALSLEKARKEAVTDGLKRALKCFGNALGNCILNKEYLIAINKIPKQPPPPLDLDKTKRSDGEPSVEKARFDSLARANSREFIKQKEPANIPLERIGSHPVQGGHESGTGSRTSLTNTAAHSGNTSAHQDSENRPSNTSRSAADMADLSSSDPPLDSKQQRKLRQQQLQQKFRQEMEAKKLLQEQKPQQSNASTEPKLQSKQDDPELWDFTLDGIDMLDDPAAGSAEPPRPTTPSQHKMMTRSKTPQRVQYLRPPAQPQGHAVPQGQGGYGQYRSSDMRTTGGPQSPYRHGQMMKKRRLDT
- the rad52 gene encoding DNA repair protein RAD52 homolog isoform X1 yields the protein MDYCSGRQEERKPHTTSTCFGQYAYTAEEYQAVQNALRQKLGPEYISTRQAGGGQKVCYIEGHRVISLANEMFGYNGWSHSISQQNVDFVDLINGKFYVGVSAFVKVQLKDGSYHEDVGYGVSEGLKSKALSLEKARKEAVTDGLKRALKCFGNALGNCILNKEYLIAINKIPKQPPPPLDLDKTKRSDGEPSVEKARFDSLARANSREFIKQKEPANIPLERIGSHPVQGGHESGTGSRTSLTNTAAHSGNTSAHQDSENRPSNTSRSAADMADLSSSDPPLDSKQQRKLRQQQLQQKFRQEMEAKKLLQEQKPQQSNASTEPKLQSKQGQAVGPVNHSTPNGHLVTAKQEEYLADDPELWDFTLDGIDMLDDPAAGSAEPPRPTTPSQHKMMTRSKTPQRVQYLRPPAQPQGHAVPQGQGGYGQYRSSDMRTTGGPQSPYRHGQMMKKRRLDT